The following proteins come from a genomic window of Bradysia coprophila strain Holo2 unplaced genomic scaffold, BU_Bcop_v1 contig_138, whole genome shotgun sequence:
- the LOC119073411 gene encoding uncharacterized protein LOC119073411 translates to MSSTNSQFFDHGTVSGKMSGIVHLTREFFSKWCTWKLLPSLVMVVLVALLVWLTYTEKSKVHPPLIEAANGTITFKGNQINFERLSQTFYSQLNNSKIPIAAVHIENAIVVASEFSNAIKKFSESLIELYLNNVTLIGQFHRTYLPNLRAFSLSQVINAEQLEAYQEKEYVRSVLFFDLLENDTWKLENVSNLGVNIMFHVNGFKFINVNRDNSTGKRELTVYVPYCNEILQNVKESYEILSLATCSITKSAIPSDLEYLNLFEVLIVDGDISEILIGMAKLQFLFLDLANTTIDISHLPKSLVCLSLSTVLLSYDESNSDVALDNLDTLSLGFNSMSDEIYDNFKKLFPKVDHVAAFGLQSANYRLLLSCYNARVYWVVVEEFNHNAATDIEKNFSNMLNTIGITSGEVNFLITLPKYSDSLVAFPLTNLQEHDYRFMFLGWYKFLSFEAYQNADKYVIPM, encoded by the exons TGCACCTGGAAGCTTTTGCCATCACTCGTGATGGTTGTTCTTGTAGCTCTGTTAGTATGGC ttaCCTATACGGAAAAGTCAAAGGTTCATCCACCGCTAATTGAGGCAGCTAATGGAACAATAACATTTAAAGGAAACCAAATCAATTTCGAAAGACTATCACAAACATTTTACAGTCAACTGAATAATTCAAAGATTCCAATTGCTGCGGTTCATATTGAAAATGCCATAGTTGTTGCATCCGAGTTCAGTAAcgcaattaaaaagttttccgaAAGTCTCATCGAACTCTACTTAAACAACGTTACACTTATTGGACAATTTCATCGGACTTATCTACCAAACCTGCGAGCATTTTCGTTAAGTCAAGTAATTAACGCTGAGCAACTGGAAGCATACCAGGAGAAGGAGTATGTACGTTCAGTGCTTTTCTTCGATTTACTAGAAAACGATACATGGAAACTGGAAAACGTTTCAAATCTGGGTGTTAATATAATGTTCCATGTCAATGGATTCAAATTTATAAACGTAAACCGTGACAACAGTACGGGTAAAAGAGAACTGACCGTCTATGTTCCATATTGTAATGAAATATTGCAGAATGTCAAAGAGTCGTACGAGATCTTGTCACTAGCTACCTGTTCCATAACAAAATCGGCCATTCCAAGTGATTtagaatatttgaatttgttcgaagttttgatTGTCGACGGCGATATATCGGAAATTTTAATAGGAATGGCTAAACTCCAATTTCTGTTTCTAGACCTAGCCAATACTACAATCGACATTTCACATTTGCCAAAGTCTCTCGTCTGTTTATCGCTTAGTACAGTCCTTCTATCGtatgacgaaagtaattcggATGTAGCCCTTGATAACCTTGATACGTTGTCATTGGGATTCAATTCAATGTCTGACGAAATTTACGACAActttaagaaattatttcctaaGGTCGATCATGTTGCTGCATTCGGACTGCAATCAGCCAATTATCGCCTATTGTTAAGCTGTTACAATGCTCGTGTATATTGGGTAGTTGTGGAAGAGTTCAATCATAACGCCGCCACCGACATTGAGAAAAATTTCAGCAATATGTTGAATACGATAGGCATCACTTCAGGCGAAGTCAATTTTCTAATTACGCTGCCGAAGTATTCGGATTCTTTGGTTGCGTTTCCATTAACTAATTTACAGGAGCACGACTATCGATTTATGTTTCTGGGTTGGTACAAATTTCTGTCGTTTGAAGCGTATCAAAATGCTGATAAGTATGTAATACCGATGTGA
- the LOC119073416 gene encoding uncharacterized protein LOC119073416 — MLAVFVLSLVTFVRGNNFKNILSSRVHTYLRDQYKDNPTKCECMIEYFRLINIWEKFYSEDILGEQRNLVRDLRPYIEDADGKCTVVAFYESPWGIFVTVLAVIFAAVIAIFIYPRNKRKKNNKSVKSAQRSKFRKPKPPKPKQMLYYQLTL; from the exons ATGCTTGCGGTTTTCGTGTTATCCCTAGTTACCTTCGTTCGTggtaacaatttcaaaaatattttatcgagtAGAGTTCACACTTACTTGAGAGATCAATACAAAGACAACCCGACCAAATGTGAATGCATGATCGAGTACTTCCGGCTTATTAACATTTGGGAAAAGTTCTACAGTGAAGACATTCTGGGCGAACAACGAAATTTAGTTCGAGATCTTCGACCGTATATCGAGGACGCCGATGGAA AATGCACTGTCGTCGCTTTCTATGAAAGTCCTTGGGGCATTTTTGTGACGGTTTTGGCGGTTATCTTTGCAGCAGTGATTGCTATTTTCATTTATCCACGCAACAAAAGGAAAAAGAACAATAAATCTGTTAAATCTGCTCAGCGATCGAAATTTCGAAAGCCCAAACCCCCCAAACCCAAACAAATGCTCTACTATCAACTGACCTTGTAA
- the LOC119073414 gene encoding translin encodes MQNLQIQELFSKFQDHITEEQDKREEIREVVKLIDTSTKQAATILQSIHSDLSKIPESCVLARKHFSDCKEHFAKLGTIIPHQQYYRYNEWHYPTQRIVFMIALTVYLENGSLVTREVVADTLGLKVVQQEGFHLDVEDYLMGLLQLASELSRFAINSVTLGDYGRPLNISRFVGDLSSGFRLLNLKNDGLRKRFDALKYDVKKIEEVVYDIKIRGLIPAAVAAE; translated from the exons atgcagaACTTACAGATCCAAGAACTTTTTTCAAAGTTCCAAGACCATATCACTGAGGAACAAGACAAGCGCGAG gaAATAAGAGAAGTTGTCAAGCTGATCGACACATCTACGAAACAGGCAGCTACCATTCTACAATCGATACATTCGGATCTATCGAAAA TTCCGGAGAGCTGCGTATTGGCTCGAAAGCATTTCAGTGACTGCAAAGAGCATTTTGCGAAATTGGGAACAATTATTCCGCATCAGCAGTACTACAG ATACAACGAATGGCATTATCCCACCCAAAGAATCGTTTTTATGATTGCATTGACTGTGTATCTGGAAAACGGATCTCTAGTTACACGAGAAGTTGTAGCTGACACACTTGGAT TAAAAGTGGTCCAACAGGAAGGATTCCATTTGGACGTCGAAGACTACTTAATGGGACTGCTCCAGTTAGCATCTGAGTTG TCCCGTTTTGCCATAAATTCGGTCACATTGGGCGATTACGGGCGACCGTTGAATATATCTCGTTTTGTTGGTGATCTGAGTTCAGGCTTTCGATTATTGAATCTGAAGAATGACGGTCTGCGCAAACGGTTCGATGCATTGAAATACGACGTAAAGAAGATTGAGGAAGTCGTCTACGACATAAAGATCAGAGGATTGATACCAGCTGCTGTTGCGGCTGAGTAA